From the Procambarus clarkii isolate CNS0578487 chromosome 70, FALCON_Pclarkii_2.0, whole genome shotgun sequence genome, one window contains:
- the LOC138356149 gene encoding uncharacterized protein, with protein sequence MDDQGAKNVLSGSPLEREEKIFSFICEGTVGIKGADPIPVKMLRDTVADFTLSVKGETSGSGQAGEDVPGSLGSDRLFEEPGGQMECSGNMDDSTDNSDQSSRVGSRSTRQAAAGGISCVDARGRGRSCWTRLRAGKNVPAISRAPLVPVPAFGQAFERQLIDGVGPLPQTKRRNNYLLTIMCASTRFPEAVPLRQLTSKSIMGKLQRLFSWVGIPKEIQSDCGSVFQSRWFIPLIASWGITQIRSSPYTPESQGAIERFHSTLKTMLRVFCAEQGAEWDETVCPALFAIQDAVVESLGFSLFQLVYGHEVHSPLSMLKEQLRSGVAMKSVDEYVCKFRERLGSAKKFAAEHLRKAQRKMSDWYDRKAVPMEFQVGTWVMVLLPGKRKVTEPRFEGPYRVVKRIGQVSYEISKPDRPRKTQVCHIDRLKPYFQEEGKATVRNGTMRPEGEGGAVMCMRLNQELPEEEGKWAGADGTHLSNTESLRSIGEKLQHLKGKQRAELMTILRESEFIFTDVPRRHTSVMHEIEVTGGRPFKQSAYWVSPEKRELMRKEVEYFLANDLAEPSNIEWSSPCLLVRNSDGTYRFCTDYRKVNAIIVSDSHPMPRVNDCIDQVGNAGYVSKVDLLKGYYQISLTPEARKISAFVTPDGLYQYKVRPFGLKNSGSCFQRMMNEVLLGAEGCTMYIDDIVVYANSWETHLIRLKELFRRLEEANLTVNLAKCEFGKAHLEYLGFIIGQGKVTLVDQKVTAIKEYPVPRTRKELLRNLGMIGYHRGFCENLSTIAHSLTELFKNNRWKWGEACQESFEKTKSLFTEAPFLISPRLLGDIHTICRRQ encoded by the exons ATGGACGACCAAGGAGCCAAGAATGTTTTGAGCGGATCTCCACTAGAAAGAGAGGAAAagattttttcttttatttgtgagGGTACCGTGGGGATAAAAGGAGCCGACCCCATTCCAGTGAAGATGTTAAGAGATACCGTGGCAgactttaccctg AGTGTCAAAGGCGAAACAAGTGGATCTGGTCAGGCTGGAGAGGATGTGCCTGGCAGCCTAGGATCCGATCGACTCTTCGAAGAACCCGGAGGACAGATGGAGTGTAGTGGGAACATGGATGACAGTACAGATAACTCTGACCAGTCCTCTCGAGTTGGATCGCGCTCGACTAGGCAAGCTGCAGCTGGAGGAATTTCCTGTGTTGATGCTAGAGGCCGAGGGAGGTCGTGCTGGACCAGACTG AGGGCGGGAAAGAACGTGCCGGCAATATCGAGGGCCCCTCTGGTTCCTGTCCCTGCTTTTGGACAAGCGTTTGAGCGTCAACTGATAGACGGTGTGGGACCCTTGCCCCAAACGAAGAGACGGAACAACTACTTGCTGACGATTATGTGTGCGTCAACGAGGTTTCCGGAAGCGGTCCCGTTGCGACAGCTAACATCAAAGAGTATTATGGGAAAGCTCCAACGTTTGTTTTCTTGGGTGGGGATTCCCAAAGAGATTCAGAGTGATTGTGGGAGCGTGTTCCAATCGAGATGGTTTATCCCCCTTATTGCAAGCTGGGGGATAACCCAGATTCGGTCTTCGCCCTACACACCGGAGTCGCAAGGAGCGATCGAAAGGTTCCACTCGACCTTGAAGACcatgttaagagtgttctgcgccgAACAAGGAGCGGAATGGGATGAGACCGTGTGTCCAGCGTTATTTGCGATACAGGACGCAGTGGTGGAGTCACTGGGATTCTCACTGTTTCAACtcgtgtatggacacgaggtgcatAGTCCCCTATCGATGCTGAAGGAACAGCTGAGGTCGGGAGTGGCCATGAAATCAGTCGACGAGTATGTGTGTAAATTCAGGGAACGACTTGGAAGTGCGAAGAAGTTTGCGGCCGAGCATCTGAGGAAGGCCCAGAGGAAGATGTCCGATTGGTATGATCGGAAGGCCGTCCCAATGGAGTTCCAGGTTGGGACCTGGGTGATGGTGCTGCTACCCGGAAAGAGAAAGGTGACTGAACCGCGTTTCGAAGGACCATACAGGGTTGTGAAGCGGATAGGCCAGGTGAGCTATGAAATTAGCAAGCCAGACCGACCCCGTAAGACGCAGGTGTGTCACATAGATCGTCTGAAGCCGTATTTCCAGGAAGAAGGAAAGGCCACCGTTCGGAACGGGACGATGCGACCAGAAGGAGAGGGGGGAGCAGTTATGTGTATGAGACTGAACCAGGAATTACCGGAGGAAGAAGGAAAATGGGCCGGTGCTGATGGCACTCATCTTTCCAACACCGAGAGTTTAAGAAGCATCGGAGAGAAGTTACAACATCTGAAAGGGAAGCAGAGGGCCGAATTGATGACCATTTTGAGGGAGAGTGAGTTTATTTTCACGGACGTGCCCCGACGCCACACGAGTGTGATGCACGAAATAGAGGTGACAGGTGGTAGGCCGTTTAAGCAGAGTGCTTATTGGGTCAGCCCGGAGAAGAGGGAACTAATGAGGAAAGAAGTGGAATATTTTCTGGCGAACGACCTAGCGGAGCCCAGTAACATTGAGTGGAGTTCTCCTTGTTTGTTGGTAAGGAATAGCGATGGGACGTACCGTTTTTGTACAGATTATCGGAAGGTAAACGCCATCATCGTGTCAGATTCTCATCCTATGCCCCGTGTCAATGATTGTATCGACCAGGTAGGCAACGCCGGGTACGTGTCGAAGGTCGATCTCCTGAAAGGATATTACCAGATATCATTGACCCCGGAGGCGAGGAAGATTTCTGCTTTTGTCACGCCGGACGGGCTATACCAGTACAAGGTGCGGCCGTTCGGGTTAAAAAACAGCGGCAGTTGCTTCCAGAGAATGATgaatgaggtgcttctgggggccGAAGGATGTACGATGTACATAGATGACATCGTGGTGTATGCCAACAGTTGGGAAACACATTTAATCCGACTCAAGGAATTATTCCGAAGGCTTGAAGAAGCAAACTTGACAGTGAATCTAGCGAAATGCGAGTTTGGAAAGGCTCATCTGGAGTACTTGGGGTTCATTATAGGACAAGGAAAAGTGACCCTAGTTGATCAGAAGGTGACGGCAATCAAGGAGTACCCAGTGCCCAGAACAAGGAAGGAATTACTTCGGAATCTGGGAATGATAGGCTACCACAGGGGGTTCTGTGAGAATTTATCCACCATAGCCCACTCTCTGACGGAGTTGTTCAAGAATAACAGATGGAAGTGGGGGGAAGCCTGCCAGGAATCTTTTGAAAAGACAAAGAGCCTGTTTACCGAAGCCCCTTTTCTGATATCCCCCAGACTTCTTGGCGACATTCATACTATATGTCGACGCCAGTGA